The Daucus carota subsp. sativus chromosome 9, DH1 v3.0, whole genome shotgun sequence genome window below encodes:
- the LOC108212574 gene encoding uncharacterized protein LOC108212574 isoform X1, whose product MMESDQVKKAEESKTRGLVDIVFSWSFHDALNKNIYMGKVNKIPTTFFSVEEYKKSFMNPLIEETHADLLSNIMKVNHAPLFEIVDINMSEGFKPPRDLFYDIVLRKIGRKNENEENDELQMFDLIALTDIRPRYVADLNRPNWPYTIASVEGKSTTVNKVKIYEILSSKPIMLENLGKGGSKRVNLFSVHLTNLNTNIRIWKALNWRAANINIVRNLLQSDSTAGLSCSKCDVQEINSSISTKYGETIGSFKLDDSQEAAVVSCVATSRCFHHHSVKLLWGPPGTGKTKTVASLLFMLLRMKCRTLTCAPTNIAVVGVANRLMSLVREASVYGTYGLGDIVLFGNVVKMKIDDHKDLRDIFLTNRVLCYRIFLSPFTGWRSRVESIICLLEDPKKQYRMHLNGLDKEVAFLPPHKRLSDIWEKESDDDDSTGMGGELSESILTYEEFLNEKFSSVGKSLMACIENMYTHLPSSFISVEVAKKMIRVVELLQTIESLMRSGSPPFEGLDGFEDAGEMERRLLYGPVITCIELLKELRATVSVPNLKNKTQIRNFCLQNATLIFCTASSSIKLHSYAKPPMEMLVIDEAAQLKECESTIPLQLTGLRHAVLIGDEKQLPAMVQSKISAKADFGRSLYERLVHVGHKKHLLKVQYRMHPSISLFPNKQFYDNMILDGFNVKKKTHEKHLLEGKMFGTFSFINVPYGNEEFDNNHSLRNMAEVCVIAEIVARLFEESMLRKQRVSVGCISPYKAQVYAIQDKLGTKYRAGSNNSFSVSVSSVDGFQGSEADVIIISTVRSNANGTVGFLSNLQRANVALTRARHCLWILGNGSTLVNSGSVWKKLVIDAKSRACFYNVQEDKKLALALAGCLIEIGQLDSLVARSLLFPEGKWKVFLGEVFLKSMSKIKNEKVCSQVLSLLMRIANGLRMPREDQTISVMHVDVTLSQLSKNVARRILHLIWIVDVIKEDGNWVQVVKVLDVLPEYKIPELKQNLKILFEKYTTELKNRCNHRCIEGDTVLPMTWRMQSNVATKAVTYSPDQSQSIASQLAALSLGNDTDKATQSNRDAFLPKTWPMQSNVATKAETRSPDQSESIASQVAGLRLGNETEKATQRGEEQDALYCKFVSGGFL is encoded by the exons ATGATGGAAAGTGATCAGGTGAAGAAAGCAGAAGAGAGTAAGACTAGAGGTCTAGTGGATATTGTGTTTTCTTGGTCTTTCCATGATGCTCTcaacaaaaatatttacatGGGCAAG GTGAATAAGATTCCTACAACATTCTTCTCAGTAGAGGAGTACAAGAAGTCATTTATGAATCCTCTTATTGAGGAGACACATGCAGACTTACTCTCTAATATAATGAAGGTGAATCATGCACCACTGTTTGAAATAGTGGATATCAATATGTCAGAAGGGTTTAAGCCTCCCAGAGATCTGTTTTATGATATTGTTTTGAGAAAAATAggaagaaaaaatgaaaatgaagaaaatgaTGAACTTCAGATGTTTGATCTTATTGCCTTAACAGACATAAGGCCAAGGTATGTAGCTGATTTGAACCGGCCTAATTGGCCGTATACCATTGCATCAGTTGAAGGGAAAAGTACTACTGTAaataaagttaaaatttatgaaatcttATCTTCAAAACCAATCATGCTGGAGAATTTAGGGAAAGGGGGTAGCAAAAGAGTGAACCTTTTTTCAGTTCATCTGACAAATTTGAACACAAATATTCGTATTTGGAAGGCATTAAATTGGAGGGCAGCGAACATAAACATAGTCCGAAACCTTCTGCAAAGTGATTCTACT GCTGGATTAAGCTGTTCTAAGTGTGATGTCCAGGAAATTAATAGTTCTATCTCGACAAAATATGGAGAAACAATTGGATCCTTCAAGCTGGATGATTCTCAAGAAGCTGCTGTTGTAAGTTGTGTAGCGACTAGTAGATGCTTTCATCATCATTCTGTCAAATTGTTATGGGGTCCTCCAGGAACAGGGAAGACGAAGACAGTAGCTTCTTTGCTCTTTATGTTGTTAAGAATGAAGTGCAGAACATTGACATGTGCCCCGACTAACATAGCAGTTGTTGGAGTTGCAAATCGGCTTATGAGCCTAGTGAGGGAAGCTTCAGTGTATGGAACTTATGGACTAGGAGATATAGTTCTATTTGGAAATGTAGTCAAGATGAAGATTGATGATCATAAAGATCTTCGTGACATATTTCTTACTAATCGAGTTTTATGTTATAGGATATTTCTGTCTCCATTTACTGGATGGAGAAGTAGAGTGGAAAGCATTATCTGTCTTCTTGAAGATCCTAAGAAGCAGTATAGAATGCACCTAAATGGACTTGATAAAGAAGTTGCGTTTTTGCCTCCACATAAACGTTTATCAGATATTTGGGAAAAAGAAAGCGATGATGATGACAGTACAGGGATGGGGGGAGAATTAAGTGAAAGTATATTGACATACGaagaatttttgaatgaaaaattcaGTTCAGTAGGAAAGAGTTTAATGGCTTGTATAGAAAACATGTACACGCACTTGCCTAGTTCTTTCATCTCAGTGGAAGTAGCAAAGAAAATGATACGAGTAGTTGAGCTCCTTCAGACCATAGAGAGTCTGATGAGAAGTGGATCCCCGCCATTTGAAGGTCTTGATGGATTCGAGGATGCAGGAGAGATGGAAAGAAGGCTTTTGTATGGTCCAGTAATTACTTGTATTGAATTGCTAAAAGAACTTCGCGCTACAGTGTCTGTTCCAAATCTAAAAAACAAAACGCAAATTAGAAACTTTTGCTTGCAGAATGCAACTTTAATTTTTTGCACTGCATCAAGCTCAATTAAATTGCACTCTTATGCAAAGCCACCCATGGAGATGTTGGTTATCGATGAGGCTGCACAATTAAAGGAATGTGAATCCACCATCCCTTTGCAACTCACTGGTCTGCGCCATGCTGTACTAATTGGGGACGAGAAGCAACTTCCTGCAATGGTGCAAAGCAAg ATCAGCGCGAAGGCTGACTTTGGACGGAGCTTGTATGAGAGGCTTGTGCATGTGGGACACAAGAAGCACTTACTGAAAGTCCAGTACAGGATGCATCCATCAATAAGCTTATTTCCAAATAAGCAGTTCTATGACAATATGATATTGGATGGCTTCAATGTCAAGAAGAAAACTCATGAAAAGCATCTGCTGGAAGGCAAAATGTTTGGTACATTCTCTTTCATAAATGTCCCTTATGGGAACGAGGAGTTTGATAATAACCATAGTCTGAGAAATATGGCCGAAGTGTGTGTCATTGCTGAGATAGTGGCGAGGCTGTTTGAAG AGTCAATGCTAAGAAAGCAGAGGGTAAGTGTGGGTTGTATATCACCATACAAGGCTCAAGTATACGCCATTCAGGATAAACTGGGAACCAAATACCGAGCAGGATcaaataattctttttctgtCAGTGTTAGCTCTGTTGATGGCTTCCAAGGCAGTGAAGCAGATGTGATAATTATCTCAACTGTGAGAAGTAATGCAAATGGAACTGTTGGTTTTCTGTCTAATCTGCAACGAGCAAATGTTGCTCTTACTCGTGCCAG GCATTGTCTATGGATATTGGGTAACGGGTCGACTTTAGTAAATAGTGGCTCTGTTTGGAAGAAACTTGTTATAGATGCCAAGTCTCGGGCATGTTTTTACAATGTTCAGGAAGACAAGAAGTTAGCTCTAGCTCTTGCTGGTTGCTTAATTGAGATTGGACAACTTGATTCTCTGGTCGCAAGATCTCTCTTATTCCCGGAGGGAAAATGGAAG GTTTTCTTGGGCGAAGTTTTCCTGAAATCAatgtcaaaaattaaaaatgaaaaggtTTGTTCGCAAGTTCTTTCTCTATTGATGAGAATTGCCAATGGCTTGCGTATGCCACGAGAGGATCAAACTATCAGTGTCATGCATGTGGATGTAACTCTTTCTCAACTGTCAAAAAATGTTGCACGGAGAATCCTACATCTGATTTGGATAGTCGACGTTATCAAGGAAGATGGGAATTGGGTCCAGGTGGTAAAGGTTTTAGATGTTCTGCCAGAGTATAAAATTCCAGAACTGAAACAGAaccttaaaatattatttgagaaaTATACCACTGAACTTAAAAATCGCTGCAACCACCGATGTATTGAAGG GGATACAGTTCTGCCAATGACATGGCGGATGCAATCAAATGTTGCAACTAAAGCTGTAACTTATAGCCCTGATCAGAGCCAGTCAATAGCAAGTCAATTAGCTGCACTCAGTCTTGGCAATGACACAGATAAAGCAACTCAAAGTAACCG GGATGCGTTTCTGCCAAAGACATGGCCAATGCAATCAAATGTGGCAACTAAAGCTGAAACTCGTAGCCCTGATCAGAGCGAATCAATAGCTAGTCAAGTAGCTGGACTCAGACTTGGCAACGAAACAGAGAAAGCAACTCAAA GGGGAGAAGAACAGGATGCTTTatattgtaagtttgtaagCGGAGGATTTCTCTAG
- the LOC108212574 gene encoding probable helicase MAGATAMA 3 isoform X2 has product MMESDQVKKAEESKTRGLVDIVFSWSFHDALNKNIYMGKVNKIPTTFFSVEEYKKSFMNPLIEETHADLLSNIMKVNHAPLFEIVDINMSEGFKPPRDLFYDIVLRKIGRKNENEENDELQMFDLIALTDIRPRYVADLNRPNWPYTIASVEGKSTTVNKVKIYEILSSKPIMLENLGKGGSKRVNLFSVHLTNLNTNIRIWKALNWRAANINIVRNLLQSDSTAGLSCSKCDVQEINSSISTKYGETIGSFKLDDSQEAAVVSCVATSRCFHHHSVKLLWGPPGTGKTKTVASLLFMLLRMKCRTLTCAPTNIAVVGVANRLMSLVREASVYGTYGLGDIVLFGNVVKMKIDDHKDLRDIFLTNRVLCYRIFLSPFTGWRSRVESIICLLEDPKKQYRMHLNGLDKEVAFLPPHKRLSDIWEKESDDDDSTGMGGELSESILTYEEFLNEKFSSVGKSLMACIENMYTHLPSSFISVEVAKKMIRVVELLQTIESLMRSGSPPFEGLDGFEDAGEMERRLLYGPVITCIELLKELRATVSVPNLKNKTQIRNFCLQNATLIFCTASSSIKLHSYAKPPMEMLVIDEAAQLKECESTIPLQLTGLRHAVLIGDEKQLPAMVQSKISAKADFGRSLYERLVHVGHKKHLLKVQYRMHPSISLFPNKQFYDNMILDGFNVKKKTHEKHLLEGKMFGTFSFINVPYGNEEFDNNHSLRNMAEVCVIAEIVARLFEESMLRKQRVSVGCISPYKAQVYAIQDKLGTKYRAGSNNSFSVSVSSVDGFQGSEADVIIISTVRSNANGTVGFLSNLQRANVALTRARHCLWILGNGSTLVNSGSVWKKLVIDAKSRACFYNVQEDKKLALALAGCLIEIGQLDSLVARSLLFPEGKWKVFLGEVFLKSMSKIKNEKVCSQVLSLLMRIANGLRMPREDQTISVMHVDVTLSQLSKNVARRILHLIWIVDVIKEDGNWVQVVKVLDVLPEYKIPELKQNLKILFEKYTTELKNRCNHRCIEGDTVLPMTWRMQSNVATKAVTYSPDQSQSIASQLAALSLGNDTDKATQSNRDAFLPKTWPMQSNVATKAETRSPDQSESIASQVAGLRLGNETEKATQSRGRRTGCFIL; this is encoded by the exons ATGATGGAAAGTGATCAGGTGAAGAAAGCAGAAGAGAGTAAGACTAGAGGTCTAGTGGATATTGTGTTTTCTTGGTCTTTCCATGATGCTCTcaacaaaaatatttacatGGGCAAG GTGAATAAGATTCCTACAACATTCTTCTCAGTAGAGGAGTACAAGAAGTCATTTATGAATCCTCTTATTGAGGAGACACATGCAGACTTACTCTCTAATATAATGAAGGTGAATCATGCACCACTGTTTGAAATAGTGGATATCAATATGTCAGAAGGGTTTAAGCCTCCCAGAGATCTGTTTTATGATATTGTTTTGAGAAAAATAggaagaaaaaatgaaaatgaagaaaatgaTGAACTTCAGATGTTTGATCTTATTGCCTTAACAGACATAAGGCCAAGGTATGTAGCTGATTTGAACCGGCCTAATTGGCCGTATACCATTGCATCAGTTGAAGGGAAAAGTACTACTGTAaataaagttaaaatttatgaaatcttATCTTCAAAACCAATCATGCTGGAGAATTTAGGGAAAGGGGGTAGCAAAAGAGTGAACCTTTTTTCAGTTCATCTGACAAATTTGAACACAAATATTCGTATTTGGAAGGCATTAAATTGGAGGGCAGCGAACATAAACATAGTCCGAAACCTTCTGCAAAGTGATTCTACT GCTGGATTAAGCTGTTCTAAGTGTGATGTCCAGGAAATTAATAGTTCTATCTCGACAAAATATGGAGAAACAATTGGATCCTTCAAGCTGGATGATTCTCAAGAAGCTGCTGTTGTAAGTTGTGTAGCGACTAGTAGATGCTTTCATCATCATTCTGTCAAATTGTTATGGGGTCCTCCAGGAACAGGGAAGACGAAGACAGTAGCTTCTTTGCTCTTTATGTTGTTAAGAATGAAGTGCAGAACATTGACATGTGCCCCGACTAACATAGCAGTTGTTGGAGTTGCAAATCGGCTTATGAGCCTAGTGAGGGAAGCTTCAGTGTATGGAACTTATGGACTAGGAGATATAGTTCTATTTGGAAATGTAGTCAAGATGAAGATTGATGATCATAAAGATCTTCGTGACATATTTCTTACTAATCGAGTTTTATGTTATAGGATATTTCTGTCTCCATTTACTGGATGGAGAAGTAGAGTGGAAAGCATTATCTGTCTTCTTGAAGATCCTAAGAAGCAGTATAGAATGCACCTAAATGGACTTGATAAAGAAGTTGCGTTTTTGCCTCCACATAAACGTTTATCAGATATTTGGGAAAAAGAAAGCGATGATGATGACAGTACAGGGATGGGGGGAGAATTAAGTGAAAGTATATTGACATACGaagaatttttgaatgaaaaattcaGTTCAGTAGGAAAGAGTTTAATGGCTTGTATAGAAAACATGTACACGCACTTGCCTAGTTCTTTCATCTCAGTGGAAGTAGCAAAGAAAATGATACGAGTAGTTGAGCTCCTTCAGACCATAGAGAGTCTGATGAGAAGTGGATCCCCGCCATTTGAAGGTCTTGATGGATTCGAGGATGCAGGAGAGATGGAAAGAAGGCTTTTGTATGGTCCAGTAATTACTTGTATTGAATTGCTAAAAGAACTTCGCGCTACAGTGTCTGTTCCAAATCTAAAAAACAAAACGCAAATTAGAAACTTTTGCTTGCAGAATGCAACTTTAATTTTTTGCACTGCATCAAGCTCAATTAAATTGCACTCTTATGCAAAGCCACCCATGGAGATGTTGGTTATCGATGAGGCTGCACAATTAAAGGAATGTGAATCCACCATCCCTTTGCAACTCACTGGTCTGCGCCATGCTGTACTAATTGGGGACGAGAAGCAACTTCCTGCAATGGTGCAAAGCAAg ATCAGCGCGAAGGCTGACTTTGGACGGAGCTTGTATGAGAGGCTTGTGCATGTGGGACACAAGAAGCACTTACTGAAAGTCCAGTACAGGATGCATCCATCAATAAGCTTATTTCCAAATAAGCAGTTCTATGACAATATGATATTGGATGGCTTCAATGTCAAGAAGAAAACTCATGAAAAGCATCTGCTGGAAGGCAAAATGTTTGGTACATTCTCTTTCATAAATGTCCCTTATGGGAACGAGGAGTTTGATAATAACCATAGTCTGAGAAATATGGCCGAAGTGTGTGTCATTGCTGAGATAGTGGCGAGGCTGTTTGAAG AGTCAATGCTAAGAAAGCAGAGGGTAAGTGTGGGTTGTATATCACCATACAAGGCTCAAGTATACGCCATTCAGGATAAACTGGGAACCAAATACCGAGCAGGATcaaataattctttttctgtCAGTGTTAGCTCTGTTGATGGCTTCCAAGGCAGTGAAGCAGATGTGATAATTATCTCAACTGTGAGAAGTAATGCAAATGGAACTGTTGGTTTTCTGTCTAATCTGCAACGAGCAAATGTTGCTCTTACTCGTGCCAG GCATTGTCTATGGATATTGGGTAACGGGTCGACTTTAGTAAATAGTGGCTCTGTTTGGAAGAAACTTGTTATAGATGCCAAGTCTCGGGCATGTTTTTACAATGTTCAGGAAGACAAGAAGTTAGCTCTAGCTCTTGCTGGTTGCTTAATTGAGATTGGACAACTTGATTCTCTGGTCGCAAGATCTCTCTTATTCCCGGAGGGAAAATGGAAG GTTTTCTTGGGCGAAGTTTTCCTGAAATCAatgtcaaaaattaaaaatgaaaaggtTTGTTCGCAAGTTCTTTCTCTATTGATGAGAATTGCCAATGGCTTGCGTATGCCACGAGAGGATCAAACTATCAGTGTCATGCATGTGGATGTAACTCTTTCTCAACTGTCAAAAAATGTTGCACGGAGAATCCTACATCTGATTTGGATAGTCGACGTTATCAAGGAAGATGGGAATTGGGTCCAGGTGGTAAAGGTTTTAGATGTTCTGCCAGAGTATAAAATTCCAGAACTGAAACAGAaccttaaaatattatttgagaaaTATACCACTGAACTTAAAAATCGCTGCAACCACCGATGTATTGAAGG GGATACAGTTCTGCCAATGACATGGCGGATGCAATCAAATGTTGCAACTAAAGCTGTAACTTATAGCCCTGATCAGAGCCAGTCAATAGCAAGTCAATTAGCTGCACTCAGTCTTGGCAATGACACAGATAAAGCAACTCAAAGTAACCG GGATGCGTTTCTGCCAAAGACATGGCCAATGCAATCAAATGTGGCAACTAAAGCTGAAACTCGTAGCCCTGATCAGAGCGAATCAATAGCTAGTCAAGTAGCTGGACTCAGACTTGGCAACGAAACAGAGAAAGCAACTCAAAGTAG GGGGAGAAGAACAGGATGCTTTatattgtaa